The segment CAAAGCGATATTCTTGAGCAAGTCTTTTTTACGCAGCCCATTCTTCATTTTTTTGTTTCTTTGCATTTGAACACTAACCAAACAACTAAACTATTGTATGAAAAGATTACTACTATCGCTGATTATCGTCAGCCTCTCACTCACTTATGCTAAGGGAGGTGAGACCTCTCCACCATTTGTAACTGTAGTCTCTGAGGACTTCAGCCTATGGACTAAAGGTAGCGAGACAGTCCCCCACAACGAGATGGAGGGAGGTAAGGAGCGGCAGTTTATGATTGATAAGACTATCACTCATCAACCTGGATGGATGGGCAACTATATCTATCAAGCAGGAGGCTGTGCTTACCTCAAGCTCAACGATGACGGTCGTGCGGGACACATTCAGACTCCTGAGATGGCGCTCTATGGTGAAGTCAAGATCACCTTTCGCGCCAAGATTTTAGCTGGAAAGCAAGAAAAGGGGCAGCTCTGGATAGCTCTTTGCGATAATAACTCAGGACCTGTAGACAATAAGGATGTCGACTTAACTACAGAGTGGCAGACCTTTGAGATGGTATCTACACAAGCGACCTTTAATGAGCAAAACATTTTTCAGCTTCAGCCTCTAGACTGTGACGCACTCATTGACGACATTGTCGTAGAGAGACGCAAGACGGTGCTAATTCCTCCTCGAGCTTTAAACCCTATAAACACTTCGTCCACTTCGTTCCAAGCCGTATGGACTCCATCTCCCGATGCGACTTCTTACCTCTGCAGTATTTACTACCTAGATATGCCAAAAGAGGTGACACCTCCTACGACAGTGGTAGAGGGCTTTGACCAAATCCGTCTAAGCGGCAAAGGGAAGATCGACACCACAAGTCCTAACTACCCCAAAGGGTGGGAGATAGATCTATCAACCAATGGAAGTGTGGACATAACTCAAGAGGAGGGCTTCTACCACTCAGCGCCACAAGCTCTGGTCTTCGATGCTCCTGGCGACTATGTCGTTACACCTAAGACGTCTGCTCCTATTACAGCTCTATCTTTTTGGGTTAGACCTTCAAAAGTCGAAACGGAAAAAGATTGGAACTACACGCTACTAGAAGTATCTGTCTACTCTGATGGTAAGTGGCAAGCTATTGCCAATCTTCCCAATACCTGGATGAAACCGGAGGGAGACTTCTACACTTTTGACCCAGAGATGCTTAAGACCTATGACATCGAGCAGGTACGCTTGGAACTAATACAGAAAAACGAAGTTACGTTCTACGTTGATGATATCACCTATACGTATGAGAGTAAGCCTGTTCCCTACTACATAATACAGGATAAAGAGGTCCAAGACACCCTATACAATGTTGCTTCGTACGATCCCTCTAAGGAGCATTTCTACTACGTTCAGGCAAAGGACGGGGAGACTCTCTCTGAGGCGACTTATCCTACATGGGTAGATGGACTCATCGGTGTAACCCCTCAGGTAGAAGAGGCTACAGACGTAACCGAGACAAGCTTCAAGGCACACTGGGAGAAACTATACAATGCAGCCTACTATCAGTTCAACAGCTATCGTCTACTCAAGCACCTAGAGGAGAAACCTCAGCAGACGGTTCTGTATGAGACTTTTGATCAGATCACTATGGGTAGCATAGACAAGCCTATCACACCAGAGGAAACTGTCGTACAGCTAGCCAAGGAGCAACTCACCCAGAGTGACTGGGTGCTACAGTTACCCGCTTATGTCAAAGGGATGGCTGGAGTCAAAGAGACCCAACCATATAGCTCTACAGCAGGCTTGGTCGTTTCTCCTGTTATCTCATTAGATGCTGACGGAGGTGCTTTTGAGGTGGATGTACAGGCAATAAGCACTGTCCCTCAGGACACCCTCTTTGTGATGATCATGAAGGACTATACAGACCGTAAGGTGGATGAATATATGCGTATCCCATTTCCTGAAAATGGAGGAGCAGTCTCTTCTTCGGTTAAGTTCGCAGCTCCAAAAGACCTTAACGCTAGAAAGGACATTCGCATTGGATTCATGAGCGCTAGAGGCAAGCCATTTTATATTGACGAAGTATCTATCCTACAGAACGTCCGCAAGGGTGAGACTCTGTATGCTCCCTACAAGACAAGTTTTCCTGAAGAAAACGCACTCTCAGTAGAGCACGGAATGAAGGGTGAGGACTTTGCATATAGTGTACAGGCTTTTCGCACACGCTTCTACTTCAACTATATTTCTGAAGTATCAGACCTTATGATTGTAAAGAACCCATACAGGACAGCCCTCGAAGAGCCTATACAAGACACACCACGCTCTCTAAAAATTTACCAAAGAGAGGGTGGTATGCTTCTCACAGCCTCAGCTTCAGAGACAGTCTCACTATACAATCTCTCGGGGCACTTACTACTTCAGCTAGAGCTCTCTGAGGGTGAGTCTACTTTTATCCCACTACCCGCAGGATACTATATACTACACACCTCTCACGAGAACTATAAAGTGCAAGTTAAGTAGACACGGGTATATCAAATTCGTCGGATCAAAAGCTTGCTCCTGATTAGAAGCTACTTTCACCCGACAGAAAGCAATGTAACGGAGGGCTCCATCGCTAAGTAATCGCGGTAGAGCCCTCCACTTTTTTGTGCCAAACTGTAGGGATAAGCGCAATCTCTACCGAGGAAATCGAAAATCTCCACGTGGGCAATTTATATTCTCCACGTGGGCGTGAAATGAAACTTCGGAGGAATCAAATGAAACTTCG is part of the Porphyromonas asaccharolytica DSM 20707 genome and harbors:
- a CDS encoding T9SS type A sorting domain-containing protein; amino-acid sequence: MKRLLLSLIIVSLSLTYAKGGETSPPFVTVVSEDFSLWTKGSETVPHNEMEGGKERQFMIDKTITHQPGWMGNYIYQAGGCAYLKLNDDGRAGHIQTPEMALYGEVKITFRAKILAGKQEKGQLWIALCDNNSGPVDNKDVDLTTEWQTFEMVSTQATFNEQNIFQLQPLDCDALIDDIVVERRKTVLIPPRALNPINTSSTSFQAVWTPSPDATSYLCSIYYLDMPKEVTPPTTVVEGFDQIRLSGKGKIDTTSPNYPKGWEIDLSTNGSVDITQEEGFYHSAPQALVFDAPGDYVVTPKTSAPITALSFWVRPSKVETEKDWNYTLLEVSVYSDGKWQAIANLPNTWMKPEGDFYTFDPEMLKTYDIEQVRLELIQKNEVTFYVDDITYTYESKPVPYYIIQDKEVQDTLYNVASYDPSKEHFYYVQAKDGETLSEATYPTWVDGLIGVTPQVEEATDVTETSFKAHWEKLYNAAYYQFNSYRLLKHLEEKPQQTVLYETFDQITMGSIDKPITPEETVVQLAKEQLTQSDWVLQLPAYVKGMAGVKETQPYSSTAGLVVSPVISLDADGGAFEVDVQAISTVPQDTLFVMIMKDYTDRKVDEYMRIPFPENGGAVSSSVKFAAPKDLNARKDIRIGFMSARGKPFYIDEVSILQNVRKGETLYAPYKTSFPEENALSVEHGMKGEDFAYSVQAFRTRFYFNYISEVSDLMIVKNPYRTALEEPIQDTPRSLKIYQREGGMLLTASASETVSLYNLSGHLLLQLELSEGESTFIPLPAGYYILHTSHENYKVQVK